The following coding sequences are from one Streptomyces dengpaensis window:
- a CDS encoding MFS transporter: protein MSASPSRPSYAALFRIPHTRRTFIAALTGRLSYGIVSLAMMLTVTRATGSYAVAGTVMALFGAMSVFLSPARAALIDRYGPRRALLPMASLYAGLLAAFAAAAWRPGAPAAALGALAVTAGTCTPPLGPTMRAVWGEVVEDKLLLQRAYSLDGVAEEILFVSGPLLVGAVVQWAPPAAAVALSALLVWTGTVAFVLSPVVAGVCPTGAQRRTRAGRRLRGGRALVQPVVVAAGVGLSLGAIDLLVMAFAEQRRHGDDVVAWVLAALSVGSALGGLLNGAVDWRTSARVRLPLLAGGLGLALFAAGLAPGLGTLIVAVACAGFFVAPALTTSYLIADEAAPPGFRTQAGAWVNTAVNAGNSGGAAAVGILVGHLSLGLCFAIAGAVAMTAGLLSVRVGRTAHAEREAPEKTAEPSRV from the coding sequence ATGTCTGCGTCACCTTCGCGGCCCTCGTACGCCGCGCTCTTCCGCATCCCCCATACCCGCCGCACCTTCATCGCCGCCCTGACCGGCCGGCTGTCGTACGGCATCGTCTCCCTGGCCATGATGCTGACGGTGACCCGGGCCACCGGGTCGTACGCGGTGGCCGGCACGGTCATGGCGCTGTTCGGCGCCATGAGCGTGTTCCTGTCGCCCGCGCGGGCGGCCCTGATCGACCGGTACGGCCCCCGCCGTGCCCTCCTCCCGATGGCCTCGCTCTACGCGGGCCTGCTCGCGGCCTTCGCGGCGGCGGCCTGGCGGCCGGGAGCGCCGGCGGCGGCGCTCGGCGCGCTGGCGGTCACCGCGGGCACCTGCACACCGCCCCTCGGCCCCACGATGCGTGCCGTGTGGGGCGAAGTCGTCGAGGACAAGCTGCTGTTGCAGCGCGCGTACAGCCTGGACGGCGTCGCGGAGGAGATCCTCTTCGTCTCGGGGCCGCTGCTGGTGGGCGCGGTCGTGCAGTGGGCGCCCCCGGCCGCCGCAGTCGCGCTCAGCGCCCTGCTGGTGTGGACCGGAACCGTCGCGTTCGTCCTGTCGCCGGTCGTGGCGGGCGTATGCCCGACCGGCGCTCAGCGTCGCACCCGCGCCGGACGCCGGCTGCGGGGAGGGCGCGCGCTCGTGCAGCCCGTCGTCGTCGCGGCGGGCGTCGGCCTGTCCCTGGGGGCCATCGACCTCCTGGTGATGGCCTTCGCCGAGCAGCGCCGTCACGGGGACGACGTGGTGGCCTGGGTGCTCGCCGCACTGTCGGTGGGCAGCGCGCTGGGCGGCCTGCTGAACGGCGCGGTCGACTGGCGCACCTCCGCGCGGGTACGGCTCCCCCTGCTGGCCGGCGGCCTGGGCCTCGCCCTGTTCGCCGCGGGCCTCGCGCCCGGCCTCGGCACGCTGATCGTCGCCGTGGCCTGCGCGGGCTTCTTCGTCGCCCCGGCCCTGACGACGTCCTACCTGATCGCCGACGAGGCGGCCCCGCCCGGCTTCCGCACCCAGGCGGGTGCCTGGGTCAACACCGCCGTGAACGCGGGGAATTCGGGTGGCGCCGCGGCGGTGGGGATCCTCGTGGGCCACCTGTCCCTGGGGCTGTGCTTCGCGATCGCGGGGGCGGTGGCGATGACGGCGGGCCTGCTCTCCGTACGCGTCGGACGCACCGCGCACGCGGAGCGCGAAGCCCCCGAGAAGACCGCGGAACCGAGCCGCGTCTGA
- a CDS encoding AIM24 family protein: MSAYGTPGGPVIYDPMTLPVDDNVNNYTFCVELRGSQWFLQKGKMIAYYGSMDFNGIGHGRLDRLVRTSFHSPLHASDWVVAEGTGKMLLADRAFDVNSYDLDNGNLTIRSGNLLAFQPSLSLKQSIVPGFLTLIGTGKFVATSNGPVVFMEPPIRVDPQALVGWADCPSPCHHYDHGYMTGVMGGLRAMTGLGGASGEEHQFEFVGAGTVLLQSTETLMAEQATGAVPQQAGVPGPGGVPSQYGQQSGTPRLPGQLGDLQRRFGL, encoded by the coding sequence GTGAGCGCGTACGGAACTCCCGGCGGCCCGGTGATCTACGACCCGATGACGCTGCCGGTCGACGACAACGTCAACAACTACACCTTCTGCGTGGAGCTCAGGGGCAGCCAGTGGTTCCTGCAGAAGGGCAAGATGATCGCCTACTACGGGTCGATGGATTTCAACGGCATCGGACACGGCCGGCTCGACCGCCTCGTCCGTACGTCGTTCCATTCGCCTCTGCACGCGAGCGACTGGGTCGTGGCGGAGGGCACGGGCAAGATGCTCCTCGCCGACCGGGCCTTCGACGTGAATTCGTACGACCTGGACAACGGCAACCTGACCATTCGCTCGGGCAACCTGCTCGCTTTTCAGCCAAGTCTTTCGCTCAAGCAGTCGATCGTGCCGGGCTTTCTGACCCTGATCGGAACCGGCAAGTTCGTGGCCACGTCCAACGGTCCGGTGGTGTTCATGGAACCCCCGATCCGGGTGGACCCACAGGCCCTGGTCGGCTGGGCCGACTGCCCCTCTCCGTGCCATCACTACGACCACGGCTACATGACAGGTGTCATGGGCGGTCTACGTGCGATGACGGGCCTCGGCGGGGCCTCCGGAGAGGAGCACCAGTTCGAGTTCGTGGGGGCCGGCACGGTGCTGCTCCAGTCCACCGAAACCCTGATGGCCGAGCAGGCCACGGGAGCGGTCCCGCAGCAGGCGGGAGTACCCGGCCCGGGCGGGGTACCCAGTCAGTACGGACAGCAGTCCGGCACACCGCGCCTTCCCGGACAGCTGGGGGACCTCCAGCGTCGCTTCGGGCTGTGA
- the meaB gene encoding methylmalonyl Co-A mutase-associated GTPase MeaB, which yields MQDVSSLVAQAREGRPRAVARLISLVEGAAPQLREVMAALAPLTGNAYVVGLTGSPGVGKSTSTSALVTAYRRQGKRVGVLAVDPSSPFSGGALLGDRVRMSEHASDPGVYIRSMATRGHLGGLAWAAPQAIRVLDAAGCDVILVETVGVGQSEVEIASQADTSVVLLAPGMGDGIQAAKAGILEIGDVYVVNKADRDGADATARELNHMLGLGESRAPGDWRPPIVKTVASRGEGIDEVVEALEKHRAWMEEHGVLAERRLARASREVETIAVTALRERIGDLHGDRHLDALAERIVSGDLDPYRAADELVASLTEG from the coding sequence ATGCAGGACGTCTCCTCGCTGGTGGCCCAGGCCAGGGAAGGACGGCCGCGGGCGGTGGCCCGGCTGATCTCCCTGGTGGAGGGGGCGGCACCACAGCTCCGTGAGGTCATGGCGGCGCTGGCGCCCCTGACCGGCAACGCGTACGTGGTCGGGCTCACCGGCTCCCCGGGCGTGGGCAAGTCGACGTCGACCTCGGCGCTGGTGACGGCGTACCGGCGCCAGGGCAAGCGCGTCGGCGTGCTGGCCGTGGACCCGTCGTCCCCCTTCTCCGGGGGCGCGCTGCTCGGCGACCGCGTCCGCATGTCCGAGCACGCCTCGGACCCCGGCGTCTACATCCGCTCGATGGCGACCCGAGGACACCTCGGCGGACTCGCCTGGGCGGCGCCCCAGGCGATCCGCGTCCTGGACGCGGCGGGCTGCGACGTGATCCTCGTCGAGACGGTCGGTGTCGGCCAGTCCGAGGTCGAGATCGCGTCCCAGGCGGACACGTCGGTGGTGCTGCTGGCCCCAGGCATGGGCGACGGCATCCAGGCGGCCAAGGCCGGGATCCTGGAGATCGGCGACGTGTACGTGGTCAACAAGGCAGACCGGGACGGTGCCGACGCCACCGCCCGCGAGCTCAACCACATGCTGGGCCTGGGCGAATCCCGGGCGCCGGGGGACTGGCGGCCGCCGATCGTGAAGACCGTCGCATCCCGGGGCGAGGGGATCGACGAGGTTGTCGAGGCCCTGGAGAAGCACCGGGCGTGGATGGAAGAACACGGCGTCCTCGCCGAACGCCGCCTGGCCCGTGCCTCCCGAGAGGTGGAGACCATCGCGGTCACGGCCCTGCGCGAACGGATCGGCGACCTGCACGGCGACCGCCATCTGGACGCCCTGGCCGAGCGCATCGTGTCCGGCGACCTGGACCCGTACCGAGCGGCGGACGAACTGGTGGCGAGCCTGACAGAGGGCTGA
- a CDS encoding MarR family winged helix-turn-helix transcriptional regulator, which translates to METETATRWLTDAEQCAWRTHLEVNRLLTYQLERDLQPFGLTMNDYEILVNLSESEGVRMRMSDLASATLQSKSRLSHQITRMENANLVRRENCESDRRGLYAVLTDHGLETMKKVAPHHVESVRRHFIDLLSPEALEDLHKSLTPIADHLRGQRGKA; encoded by the coding sequence ATGGAGACCGAGACGGCCACGCGCTGGCTGACCGATGCGGAGCAGTGCGCTTGGCGCACCCACCTGGAGGTCAACAGGCTGTTGACGTACCAGCTCGAGAGGGACCTGCAGCCGTTCGGACTGACGATGAACGACTACGAGATCCTGGTGAACCTCTCCGAATCGGAGGGCGTACGGATGCGCATGAGCGACCTCGCGTCCGCCACCCTCCAGTCCAAGAGTCGCCTCTCGCACCAGATCACGCGCATGGAGAACGCGAATCTGGTGCGCCGCGAGAACTGCGAGTCCGACCGGCGGGGACTGTACGCCGTCCTCACCGATCACGGCCTGGAGACGATGAAGAAGGTCGCGCCGCACCATGTGGAGTCGGTGCGGAGACACTTCATCGATCTGCTGTCGCCGGAGGCCTTGGAGGACCTGCACAAGTCGTTGACGCCGATCGCCGATCATTTGCGGGGGCAGCGAGGCAAGGCGTAG
- a CDS encoding AIM24 family protein, producing the protein MPFREVNSKMVEATVLPGQRMFSQRGAMLAYKGEVSFTPDIHGGQGGVMSMIGRRLANEATPLMTVEGSGTVLFGHGGHHVQVINLTGDTLYVEADRLLAFDGTLQQGTMFLGAQGGVMGMVRGQVTGQGLFTTTLKGHGAVAVMAHGGVIEVPIAPQRPVHVDPQAYVAHHGDVRNKLSTALGWRDMVGRGSGEAFQLELSGSGAVYVQASEEKL; encoded by the coding sequence ATGCCGTTCCGTGAGGTGAACTCGAAGATGGTCGAGGCCACGGTGCTGCCGGGCCAGCGGATGTTCAGCCAGCGCGGCGCGATGCTCGCCTACAAGGGCGAGGTCTCCTTCACACCCGACATCCACGGCGGCCAGGGCGGCGTGATGTCCATGATCGGCCGCCGCCTTGCCAACGAGGCCACCCCGCTGATGACTGTCGAGGGCTCCGGCACGGTGCTCTTCGGGCACGGCGGCCATCACGTCCAGGTGATCAACCTCACGGGCGACACCTTGTACGTCGAGGCGGACCGGCTGCTCGCCTTCGACGGCACACTCCAGCAGGGCACGATGTTCCTGGGCGCGCAGGGCGGCGTGATGGGCATGGTGCGCGGCCAGGTGACCGGTCAGGGGCTCTTCACGACCACCTTGAAGGGTCATGGCGCGGTCGCCGTCATGGCGCACGGGGGTGTGATCGAGGTCCCGATCGCCCCGCAGCGCCCGGTCCATGTCGACCCGCAGGCGTACGTCGCCCACCACGGCGACGTACGCAACAAGCTGTCCACGGCGCTGGGCTGGCGCGACATGGTGGGCCGCGGCTCGGGCGAGGCGTTCCAGCTGGAGCTGAGCGGCAGTGGCGCGGTGTACGTCCAGGCCTCGGAGGAGAAGCTGTGA
- a CDS encoding PepSY domain-containing protein — MPSTAVSDDREDEDAEVWEVDVVKGDGAEYAVKVAPDTGKVLGAHRDDDDDDDRDERSALRDARVDAREAALAGAAKGTVTEVGLDDDDDSRALAWNVETTKGEWKVDVRTGKVTQDHDDADDQRGGDDADHDDRDDRDDRDDD, encoded by the coding sequence ATGCCGAGCACCGCCGTCTCCGACGACCGGGAGGACGAAGACGCTGAAGTGTGGGAGGTGGACGTCGTGAAGGGCGACGGCGCCGAGTACGCCGTCAAGGTCGCCCCGGACACCGGAAAGGTGCTCGGCGCCCACCGTGACGACGACGATGACGACGACCGCGACGAGCGCTCCGCGCTGAGGGATGCCCGTGTCGACGCCCGCGAGGCCGCGCTGGCCGGCGCGGCCAAGGGCACGGTCACCGAGGTCGGCCTCGACGACGATGACGACAGCCGCGCCCTGGCCTGGAACGTGGAGACCACGAAGGGCGAGTGGAAGGTCGACGTCCGCACGGGCAAGGTCACCCAGGACCACGACGACGCGGACGACCAGCGCGGCGGTGACGACGCCGACCACGACGACCGCGACGACCGCGACGACCGCGACGACGACTGA
- a CDS encoding AIM24 family protein, with amino-acid sequence MFRLQGSKVLAVEMTGDAVKAKNGSMVAYDGQMAFKKLSGGGEGIRGMVTRRITGEQMTVMEVKGHGTCWFADRASEINLVSLQGDKLYVESSNLLATDAGLRTGTTFTGLRGASQGNGLFTTTVEGHGQAAITSDGPAVVLRVSSEYPLTVDPGAYIAHQGNVRQSFQSGVTFRTLLGEGGGEAFQIRFEGDGLVYVQPSERNTIAGDV; translated from the coding sequence ATGTTCCGACTTCAAGGCAGCAAGGTGCTGGCCGTCGAGATGACCGGGGACGCCGTGAAGGCGAAGAACGGCTCGATGGTCGCGTACGACGGCCAGATGGCCTTCAAGAAGCTGAGCGGGGGCGGTGAGGGCATACGGGGGATGGTGACCCGGCGCATCACCGGCGAGCAGATGACGGTGATGGAGGTGAAGGGGCACGGGACCTGCTGGTTCGCGGACCGGGCCTCCGAGATCAACCTCGTCAGTCTGCAAGGGGACAAGCTCTACGTGGAGTCCAGCAATCTGCTCGCGACGGACGCGGGACTGCGGACGGGCACGACCTTCACGGGTCTGCGGGGCGCCTCGCAGGGCAACGGGCTGTTCACCACCACCGTCGAGGGGCACGGCCAGGCCGCGATCACGTCCGACGGCCCGGCGGTGGTGCTGCGGGTGAGCTCCGAGTACCCCCTGACGGTCGATCCGGGCGCGTACATCGCGCACCAGGGCAATGTGCGGCAGTCCTTCCAGTCCGGTGTGACGTTCCGCACGCTGCTCGGGGAGGGCGGCGGCGAAGCGTTCCAGATCCGCTTCGAGGGCGACGGCCTGGTCTACGTGCAGCCCAGTGAGCGCAACACGATCGCGGGGGATGTCTGA
- a CDS encoding DUF3817 domain-containing protein yields MDIKTAAALRRLRLVSAPEAVSFLLLLVCSVLKRTTDFNAVPVMGAIHGVLFILYVIFWADAWNRAKWSAGTGILYLVLSVLPTGGFFADRKLKREAENAVIASRARKEGIVNA; encoded by the coding sequence GTGGACATAAAGACCGCCGCCGCGCTCCGCCGCCTCCGCCTGGTCTCGGCCCCCGAGGCCGTCTCCTTCCTGCTGCTGCTCGTCTGCTCGGTCCTGAAGCGGACCACGGACTTCAACGCGGTGCCCGTCATGGGCGCGATCCACGGCGTCCTCTTCATCCTGTACGTGATCTTCTGGGCGGACGCCTGGAACCGCGCCAAGTGGAGCGCGGGCACCGGCATCCTCTACCTCGTCCTCTCCGTCCTGCCGACCGGCGGCTTCTTCGCCGACCGCAAGCTCAAGCGCGAGGCCGAGAACGCGGTCATCGCGTCCCGCGCCCGCAAGGAAGGGATCGTGAACGCGTGA